Proteins found in one Thermopolyspora flexuosa genomic segment:
- a CDS encoding aspartate kinase, with the protein MALVVQKYGGSSVADAACIKRVAQRIVATKKAGNDVVVAVSAMGDTTDELLDLAQQVSPMPPGRELDMLLTAGERISMALLAMAIGNLGVEARSFTGSQAGVITDSTHGKARIIDVTPGRIREAIDKGQIAIVAGFQGVSRDTKDITTLGRGGSDTTAVALAAALNADVCEIYTDVDGVFTADPRIVPTARRIPRISYEEMLEMAACGAKILHLRCVEYARRFNLPIHVRSSFSNKEGTWVVADPVSEEGQMEQPIISGVAHDRSEAKITVVGVPDKVGEAASIFKALADAEINIDMIVQNVSAAATGRTDISFTLPATDGPTAINALKKIQDDVGFESLLYDDRIGKVSLIGAGMRSHPGVTAKFFGALADAGVNIEMISTSEIRISVIVSQDDVDAAVTAAHSAFNLDADQVEAVVYGGTGR; encoded by the coding sequence GTGGCGCTCGTTGTCCAGAAATACGGTGGTTCGTCCGTCGCCGATGCTGCCTGCATCAAGCGGGTCGCGCAGCGGATCGTCGCGACGAAAAAAGCCGGCAACGACGTCGTCGTGGCGGTCTCCGCGATGGGCGACACCACCGACGAGTTGCTGGACCTCGCCCAGCAGGTTTCGCCGATGCCGCCCGGGCGCGAGCTCGACATGCTGCTCACCGCGGGCGAGCGCATCTCGATGGCGCTGCTGGCGATGGCGATCGGCAACCTGGGCGTCGAGGCCCGGTCGTTCACCGGCTCCCAGGCCGGCGTGATCACCGACTCCACGCACGGCAAGGCCCGCATCATCGACGTCACGCCCGGCCGGATCCGGGAGGCGATCGACAAGGGCCAGATCGCGATCGTCGCGGGGTTCCAGGGCGTGTCCCGGGACACCAAGGACATCACCACCCTCGGTCGCGGCGGCTCGGACACCACGGCCGTCGCGCTCGCGGCGGCGCTCAACGCCGACGTTTGTGAGATCTACACCGACGTGGACGGCGTGTTCACCGCCGACCCGCGCATCGTGCCCACGGCGCGCCGCATCCCGCGCATCTCGTACGAGGAGATGCTGGAGATGGCCGCGTGCGGCGCCAAGATCCTGCACCTGCGCTGTGTCGAGTACGCCCGCCGGTTCAACCTGCCGATCCACGTCAGAAGCTCGTTCAGCAACAAGGAAGGCACGTGGGTCGTTGCCGACCCCGTCAGTGAGGAAGGGCAGATGGAGCAGCCGATCATCTCCGGCGTCGCGCATGACCGGAGCGAGGCCAAGATCACCGTTGTCGGCGTGCCCGACAAGGTCGGAGAGGCCGCCTCCATCTTCAAAGCCCTCGCCGACGCCGAGATCAACATCGACATGATCGTGCAGAACGTGTCGGCGGCGGCGACCGGGCGGACCGACATCTCGTTCACCCTTCCCGCGACCGACGGGCCGACCGCCATCAACGCGCTCAAGAAGATCCAGGACGACGTCGGGTTCGAGTCGCTGCTCTACGACGACCGGATCGGCAAGGTCTCGCTGATCGGCGCGGGCATGCGCTCGCACCCGGGCGTGACCGCGAAGTTCTTCGGCGCGCTCGCCGACGCCGGCGTGAACATCGAGATGATCTCGACCTCCGAGATCCGCATCTCGGTGATCGTGAGCCAGGACGACGTCGACGCCGCGGTGACCGCCGCGCACAGCGCGTTCAACCTGGACGCCGACCAGGTGGAGGCCGTGGTCTACGGAGGTACCGGACGATGA
- a CDS encoding SURF1 family protein, producing the protein MYRFLLAPRWLALHLVVLLAVPAFLLLGKWQFSRYEMRSAAQERTQANLAAPAEPLERLSTVGGSVDAKLKYRAVTVGGRFDAGNELLVRRRTLNGKVGYYVLTPLVVRDGEAVLVVRGWVPMGPTAEAAPKVPPPSTGEVTVTGRLMPAETEETTGISERSGLPQGHIMLIDTAALGKRLPYRLHGGYVQLGSQNPPAANAPTPLPDPEPDGGGALNLAYSFQWWVFIPIAVGGWFVLIRREARDRRAAAEAASTGKNAESPEKVTG; encoded by the coding sequence GTGTATCGGTTCCTGCTCGCCCCGCGCTGGCTGGCGTTGCACCTGGTGGTGCTGCTGGCCGTCCCCGCCTTCCTGCTGCTGGGCAAGTGGCAGTTCAGCCGATACGAGATGCGCTCGGCCGCGCAGGAGCGCACCCAGGCGAACCTCGCGGCCCCGGCCGAGCCGCTGGAACGGCTCAGCACGGTCGGCGGCTCGGTGGACGCGAAGCTGAAGTACCGGGCCGTCACGGTGGGCGGGCGCTTCGACGCGGGCAACGAGCTGCTGGTACGGCGCCGCACCCTGAACGGCAAGGTCGGCTACTACGTGCTCACCCCGCTCGTGGTCCGCGACGGCGAGGCCGTGCTCGTGGTCCGCGGCTGGGTGCCGATGGGCCCGACCGCGGAGGCCGCGCCCAAGGTGCCGCCCCCGTCCACCGGCGAGGTGACCGTGACCGGCCGGCTCATGCCCGCCGAGACCGAGGAGACCACCGGCATCTCCGAACGGTCCGGGCTGCCCCAGGGGCATATCATGCTGATCGACACCGCCGCGCTCGGCAAGCGCCTGCCGTACCGGCTCCACGGCGGCTACGTCCAGCTCGGCTCGCAGAACCCGCCGGCCGCGAACGCGCCCACCCCGCTGCCCGATCCGGAACCGGACGGCGGCGGCGCGCTCAATCTCGCCTACAGTTTCCAGTGGTGGGTGTTCATTCCCATCGCGGTGGGCGGCTGGTTCGTGCTCATCCGCCGTGAGGCGCGTGACCGCAGGGCCGCCGCGGAGGCCGCCTCAACCGGGAAAAACGCGGAATCACCCGAAAAAGTAACCGGCTGA
- the recR gene encoding recombination mediator RecR, translating to MYEGVVQNLIDELGLLPGIGPKSAQRIAFHLLAADPADVKRLAHVLLEVKEKVRFCRVCGNVAAEEECRICRDPRRDPHVICVVEEPKDVVAIERTREFRGRYHVLGGAISPIDGVGPDDLRIKELMTRLADGQVTELILATDPNLEGEATATYLARLVKPMGLKVTRLASGLPVGGDLEYADEVTLGRAFEGRRLLDV from the coding sequence ATGTACGAAGGGGTCGTCCAGAACCTGATCGACGAGCTGGGCCTGCTGCCCGGCATCGGTCCCAAGAGCGCGCAGCGCATCGCGTTCCACCTGCTCGCCGCCGACCCGGCGGACGTCAAGCGGCTCGCGCACGTGCTGCTTGAGGTGAAGGAGAAGGTGCGCTTCTGCCGGGTGTGCGGGAACGTGGCCGCGGAGGAGGAGTGCCGGATCTGCCGCGACCCGCGGCGCGACCCCCACGTCATCTGTGTCGTCGAGGAGCCCAAGGACGTCGTCGCGATCGAGCGCACCCGCGAGTTCCGCGGGCGGTACCACGTGCTGGGCGGCGCGATCAGCCCGATCGACGGCGTCGGCCCGGACGATCTGCGGATCAAGGAGCTCATGACGCGGCTGGCCGACGGCCAGGTCACCGAGCTGATCCTCGCCACCGACCCGAACCTCGAAGGCGAGGCGACCGCGACCTACCTCGCCCGGCTGGTCAAACCGATGGGTCTGAAGGTGACACGGCTCGCCAGCGGGCTGCCCGTCGGCGGCGACCTGGAGTACGCCGACGAGGTCACGCTGGGCCGTGCGTTCGAAGGACGGAGACTGCTGGATGTATGA
- a CDS encoding GNAT family N-acetyltransferase yields the protein MQRTQVLRPHAPACLASRPPAATAAVEIRPARPDDAERVRDFLTRLSPDTRALRFFTGIGRPTPALVRALVTRDDRRDVLLAVRRTPYGDEVVGHAMSCHVVPPGGTGEGDGAARPVAEIGIVVADDWQGRGIGERMLRRLLLRAAARGATEAVMDVLAENHRLLRAIRRRWPDAIMRMSYGTVEVRTRLTARGTSFAE from the coding sequence ATGCAACGAACTCAGGTCCTCCGGCCGCACGCGCCCGCCTGTCTCGCGTCCCGGCCGCCGGCGGCGACGGCGGCGGTGGAGATCCGCCCGGCCCGCCCGGACGACGCCGAGCGGGTGCGGGACTTCCTCACCCGCCTGTCCCCGGACACCCGGGCGCTCCGGTTCTTCACCGGGATCGGCCGCCCCACCCCGGCCCTGGTGCGCGCGCTCGTGACCCGCGACGACCGGCGCGACGTGCTGCTCGCGGTACGGCGCACGCCGTACGGCGACGAGGTGGTGGGGCACGCGATGAGCTGCCACGTGGTCCCGCCCGGCGGGACCGGCGAGGGCGACGGCGCGGCGCGGCCGGTCGCGGAGATCGGGATCGTGGTGGCCGACGACTGGCAGGGCCGGGGGATCGGCGAGCGGATGCTGCGGCGGCTGCTGCTGCGCGCCGCGGCGCGCGGCGCGACCGAGGCGGTGATGGACGTGCTCGCCGAGAACCACAGGCTGCTGCGGGCGATCCGCCGCCGGTGGCCGGATGCGATAATGCGGATGAGCTACGGAACGGTCGAGGTGCGGACGCGTCTTACGGCTCGGGGAACTTCGTTTGCAGAATAA
- a CDS encoding winged helix-turn-helix transcriptional regulator — protein MTRTQHTAQERGPDAPAPGPSESAAPPAPGDQDRAATRERLRFSNENCSIARTLAILGEKWTFLVLREAFLGVRRFADFQEATGAPRQVLSARLARLVDEGLLRRTPYQEPGQRRRYEYRLTEKGVDLYPIMVALMHWGDRHLADPAGPPVVLTHRGCGAPVRQYLRCDEGHEVGGAREVTPLPGPGARVA, from the coding sequence ATGACCCGGACGCAGCACACCGCCCAGGAGCGGGGACCCGACGCGCCCGCACCGGGCCCGTCCGAGTCGGCCGCGCCACCCGCGCCGGGCGATCAGGACCGCGCCGCGACCCGGGAGCGGCTGCGCTTCTCCAACGAGAACTGCTCGATCGCGCGCACCCTCGCCATCCTCGGCGAGAAGTGGACCTTCCTCGTGCTGCGCGAGGCGTTCCTCGGGGTGCGCCGGTTCGCCGACTTCCAGGAGGCCACCGGGGCCCCGCGGCAGGTGCTCAGCGCCCGGCTCGCCCGCCTCGTCGACGAGGGGCTGCTGCGCCGCACGCCGTACCAGGAGCCCGGGCAGCGCCGCCGGTACGAGTACCGGCTCACCGAGAAGGGCGTCGACCTCTACCCGATCATGGTCGCGCTCATGCACTGGGGCGACCGCCACCTCGCCGACCCGGCCGGCCCGCCGGTCGTGCTCACCCACCGCGGCTGCGGCGCCCCGGTACGGCAGTACCTGCGCTGTGACGAAGGCCACGAGGTGGGCGGGGCCCGCGAGGTCACCCCGCTCCCCGGCCCCGGCGCGCGCGTCGCCTGA
- a CDS encoding type II toxin-antitoxin system VapB family antitoxin: MIFKMVGDGRPYPEHGLTNRDWAQIPPRQVRLDSLITTKAVLDLHSLLAKDSTFYGDLFPHVVRWKGELYLEDGLHRALRAALHQRSVLHARVLELDDTGENAANGSGDGGE, translated from the coding sequence GTGATCTTCAAGATGGTCGGCGACGGACGCCCATATCCCGAGCACGGACTCACCAACCGGGACTGGGCGCAGATCCCCCCTCGGCAGGTCCGCCTCGACTCGTTGATCACCACCAAGGCCGTCCTCGACCTTCACTCCCTGCTCGCCAAGGACTCCACGTTCTACGGCGACCTGTTCCCGCACGTCGTCCGGTGGAAGGGTGAGCTCTACCTCGAGGACGGGCTCCACCGGGCGCTGCGCGCCGCCCTGCACCAGCGTTCCGTGCTCCACGCCCGCGTCCTCGAGCTCGACGACACCGGCGAGAACGCCGCCAACGGCAGCGGCGACGGCGGCGAGTGA
- a CDS encoding DUF5063 domain-containing protein yields MYDEWKALADRVAGHAQNFLDGLTRLANGEGGDAFLPLLLVEVSQLSLAGAQLAAAEDVILPGNFEPPIGPDPDIDPLRTALAARLGPVDDYVEVFDPYKDTKVTPYRLSDDLAAVAADLTHGLRHYRAGRPMEALWWLQYSYFNSWGNHAGAALRALQALVAHSRLDVEEEKTPV; encoded by the coding sequence ATGTATGACGAGTGGAAAGCCCTCGCCGACCGGGTCGCGGGGCACGCGCAGAACTTCCTCGACGGTCTGACCAGGCTCGCCAACGGGGAGGGCGGCGACGCGTTCCTGCCGCTGCTGCTGGTGGAGGTCTCCCAGCTCAGCCTCGCCGGCGCGCAGCTCGCCGCCGCCGAGGACGTCATCCTGCCCGGCAACTTCGAGCCGCCGATCGGCCCCGACCCGGACATCGACCCGCTGCGCACCGCGCTCGCGGCGCGGCTCGGGCCGGTCGACGACTACGTCGAGGTGTTCGACCCGTACAAGGACACCAAGGTCACGCCGTACCGCCTCTCCGACGACCTCGCCGCGGTCGCGGCCGACCTCACCCACGGCCTGCGCCACTACCGGGCCGGGCGGCCGATGGAGGCCCTGTGGTGGCTGCAGTACTCCTACTTCAACTCCTGGGGCAACCACGCCGGTGCGGCGCTGCGCGCCCTCCAGGCGCTGGTCGCGCACTCCCGTCTCGACGTCGAGGAGGAGAAGACCCCGGTCTGA
- a CDS encoding amidohydrolase family protein — translation MTTPPSLPDPEPRRRDYVIISADDHLIEPPDLFEGRLPEKYVDLAPKVVETEAGHQVWRYNGATFPCAGLDVGAGLPVENRTLEPVRFDQMRPGCYDIEARIADMDRAGIWAALCFPGMLAGEAGTVFSRTRDQDLGLALIRAWNDWHVEVWAGTYPERIIALQLPWLPDPELAGKEIRANAERGFKAVLFPEFPTRLRLPSIHTRHWDPFFAACEETGTVVCLHTGSGSWTPVPSPDTPIEAITTLMPASAMFACADWLWSGIPLRFPKLRILIVEGGVGWLPMLAERADYALDHPVGEIEWDSGLRPSEVLRRNFFFGTLNDHALSGVRLAVGLEHVLLESGYPHADSTWPDTQRVVARNLGTLPPTDIARVAYGNAARLFGHPLPSRAWLRMESI, via the coding sequence GTGACTACTCCGCCGTCTCTTCCCGATCCCGAGCCCAGGCGGCGGGATTATGTGATCATCTCGGCGGACGACCACCTCATCGAACCGCCCGACCTGTTCGAAGGCCGCCTGCCCGAGAAGTACGTCGATCTCGCCCCGAAGGTGGTGGAGACCGAGGCGGGGCACCAGGTGTGGCGCTACAACGGGGCGACCTTTCCGTGCGCCGGGCTCGACGTCGGTGCCGGGCTGCCCGTCGAGAACCGCACCCTCGAGCCGGTGCGCTTCGACCAGATGCGTCCCGGCTGCTACGACATCGAGGCGCGGATCGCGGACATGGATCGGGCGGGAATCTGGGCGGCGCTGTGTTTTCCAGGCATGCTCGCGGGCGAGGCTGGAACGGTCTTCTCCAGGACCCGGGACCAGGATCTCGGCCTCGCCCTGATCCGCGCCTGGAACGACTGGCACGTGGAGGTCTGGGCCGGTACCTATCCCGAGCGGATCATCGCGCTCCAGCTTCCGTGGCTGCCGGATCCGGAGCTCGCCGGAAAGGAGATCCGGGCGAACGCCGAACGCGGTTTCAAGGCGGTGCTTTTCCCGGAATTCCCCACCCGGCTGCGACTGCCGTCGATCCACACCCGGCACTGGGACCCGTTCTTCGCCGCCTGCGAGGAGACGGGCACCGTGGTCTGCCTGCACACGGGTTCCGGGTCGTGGACGCCGGTGCCGTCGCCCGACACCCCCATTGAGGCGATCACCACGCTCATGCCGGCGAGCGCCATGTTCGCCTGCGCCGACTGGCTCTGGTCCGGGATCCCGCTGCGGTTCCCGAAACTGCGCATCCTCATCGTGGAGGGTGGGGTCGGCTGGCTTCCCATGCTCGCCGAGCGGGCCGACTACGCGCTGGACCATCCGGTCGGGGAGATCGAGTGGGACAGCGGGCTGCGCCCCAGCGAGGTGCTGCGCCGCAACTTCTTCTTCGGCACCCTCAACGACCACGCCCTCTCCGGGGTACGGCTCGCCGTGGGCCTGGAGCACGTGCTGCTGGAGAGCGGCTACCCCCACGCGGACTCGACCTGGCCGGACACGCAGCGGGTCGTCGCCCGCAACCTCGGCACGCTGCCTCCGACCGACATCGCGCGCGTCGCGTACGGCAACGCCGCCCGCCTCTTCGGCCACCCGCTGCCGTCGCGCGCGTGGCTGCGCATGGAATCCATCTGA
- a CDS encoding DNA polymerase III subunit gamma and tau, protein MSLALYRKYRPGTFAEVKGQEHVTEPLRQALRTGRIHHAYLFSGPRGCGKTSSARILARSLNCEKGPTPDPCGECESCVALAPTGPGHLDVIEIDAASHGGVDDARDLRERAIFAPVSARYKIYIIDEAHMVTREGFNALLKLVEEPPPHLKFVFATTEPDKVIGTIKSRTHHYPFRLLPPSTLRQLIEEILQAEGVPYEPAALQPAIRAGGGSARDTLSILDQLLAGSDERGITYQRAIALLGYTDADLLDEIVDAFARRDGAAVFQTVHRVIEGGHDPRRFATDLLERFRDLVVLANVPDAAEKGLLDRPEDELERLKAQAAAMGPAELTRAAEVFNAGLIEMRGAASPRLQLELMCARVLLPAADEGEASILARLERLERGGLAAAAAAAPAPPVVQAPVQAPGAVPAQPSGGPAPAAPAVPPQAQRAEPASGASSRGAAAPVRPADDWPEPVRPGAPRAAQQPAPAPAAPTRPAPAVPPGSPAAAAVQQAWPRVLEAVKQRQRVTWSILSTEGQVIGVEGTTVTLGFERPGTMKGFLAGKRDEVVAAALGEVLGGQWRVEAVVGGTGAPAPAGGAPAARRGGPAAPSGPAAPGPAARTATAGVATAGGPQTAPGAGATAPGTPGPATAPGPVAGNGGGAAGGPAAGNGAAVPAAAPAPNAARPHPPTTDESWPDAPIDDYEPEPPGPPPGPATAQPRPRPAGGGGAAAWPDAIPGRRGTSDLDEVDPDNDLDAEGDGLVGLELIKRELGGEIIDEIDHSA, encoded by the coding sequence ATGAGTCTTGCGCTCTACCGCAAGTACCGGCCCGGGACGTTCGCCGAGGTCAAGGGTCAAGAACATGTCACCGAGCCGCTGCGGCAGGCGCTGCGTACCGGCCGGATCCACCACGCCTACCTGTTCAGCGGGCCGCGCGGATGCGGCAAGACCTCCAGCGCGCGGATCCTCGCCCGGTCGCTCAACTGCGAGAAGGGGCCCACTCCCGATCCGTGTGGCGAATGCGAGTCGTGTGTCGCGCTCGCGCCCACCGGCCCCGGACACCTCGACGTCATAGAGATCGACGCGGCGTCGCACGGCGGCGTGGACGACGCCCGTGACCTGCGGGAGCGCGCGATCTTCGCCCCGGTCTCCGCGCGCTACAAGATCTACATCATCGACGAGGCGCACATGGTGACCCGGGAAGGGTTCAACGCGCTGCTGAAGCTCGTCGAGGAACCGCCGCCGCACCTGAAGTTCGTGTTCGCGACGACCGAGCCGGACAAGGTCATCGGCACGATCAAGTCGCGTACCCACCACTACCCGTTCCGGCTGCTCCCGCCGTCCACGCTGCGGCAGCTCATCGAGGAGATCCTGCAGGCCGAGGGCGTGCCGTACGAGCCCGCCGCGCTGCAGCCCGCGATCCGGGCCGGCGGCGGGTCGGCGCGCGACACGCTGTCGATCCTCGACCAGCTGCTCGCCGGGTCCGACGAGCGGGGCATCACCTACCAGCGCGCGATCGCGCTGCTCGGCTACACCGACGCCGACCTGCTCGACGAGATCGTGGACGCGTTCGCCCGGCGGGACGGCGCCGCGGTCTTCCAGACCGTGCACCGGGTGATCGAGGGCGGGCACGATCCGCGGCGGTTCGCCACCGACCTGCTCGAGCGGTTCCGCGACCTGGTGGTGCTCGCCAACGTGCCGGACGCGGCCGAGAAGGGGCTGCTCGACCGGCCCGAGGACGAGTTGGAGCGGTTGAAGGCCCAGGCCGCGGCGATGGGCCCGGCCGAGCTCACCCGGGCCGCCGAGGTGTTCAACGCCGGGCTGATCGAGATGCGCGGCGCGGCCTCGCCGCGGCTGCAGCTCGAGCTCATGTGCGCCCGCGTGCTGCTCCCGGCCGCCGACGAGGGCGAGGCGTCGATCCTCGCCCGCCTGGAGCGCCTGGAGCGCGGCGGCCTCGCGGCCGCCGCCGCTGCCGCCCCGGCCCCGCCGGTCGTGCAGGCTCCGGTCCAGGCCCCGGGCGCCGTCCCGGCCCAGCCGTCCGGCGGCCCCGCACCGGCCGCGCCGGCCGTACCGCCGCAGGCGCAGCGCGCCGAGCCCGCGAGCGGTGCCTCGTCCCGAGGTGCCGCCGCCCCGGTACGGCCCGCCGACGACTGGCCCGAGCCGGTCCGGCCCGGGGCCCCGCGCGCCGCGCAGCAGCCCGCCCCGGCGCCCGCCGCACCCACCCGGCCCGCACCGGCCGTGCCGCCGGGTTCGCCCGCGGCGGCGGCCGTGCAGCAGGCCTGGCCCCGGGTGCTGGAGGCGGTCAAGCAGCGGCAGCGGGTGACGTGGAGCATCCTCAGCACCGAGGGCCAGGTGATCGGGGTCGAGGGCACCACGGTGACGCTCGGCTTCGAGCGGCCCGGCACGATGAAGGGCTTCCTCGCCGGCAAGCGGGACGAGGTGGTCGCGGCGGCGCTCGGCGAGGTGCTGGGCGGCCAGTGGCGCGTCGAGGCGGTGGTGGGCGGCACGGGCGCGCCCGCCCCGGCCGGTGGTGCGCCCGCGGCACGCCGCGGCGGACCGGCGGCCCCCTCCGGCCCTGCGGCCCCGGGCCCGGCCGCCCGCACGGCCACCGCGGGCGTCGCCACGGCGGGCGGCCCGCAGACCGCCCCGGGTGCCGGGGCGACGGCGCCGGGCACGCCCGGCCCTGCGACCGCGCCCGGCCCCGTGGCCGGGAACGGTGGCGGAGCGGCGGGCGGTCCCGCCGCCGGGAACGGCGCGGCCGTGCCGGCCGCCGCGCCCGCCCCGAACGCGGCCCGGCCGCACCCTCCCACCACCGACGAGTCTTGGCCGGACGCCCCCATCGACGACTACGAGCCCGAACCCCCCGGCCCGCCGCCGGGCCCCGCGACGGCGCAGCCGCGCCCCCGCCCGGCCGGCGGAGGCGGTGCCGCCGCCTGGCCGGACGCGATCCCGGGGCGGCGCGGAACCTCTGACCTGGACGAGGTCGACCCGGACAACGACCTGGACGCCGAGGGCGACGGCCTGGTGGGCCTCGAGCTCATCAAGCGCGAGCTCGGCGGCGAGATCATCGACGAGATCGACCACAGCGCCTGA
- a CDS encoding YbaB/EbfC family nucleoid-associated protein: MNPGDINLRQVLEQAQLMQQQFVNAQQELSEAKVEGTAGGGLVVATVSGGGDLLELKISPKVIDAENPEETAETIADLVIAAVRDATRAAAELQQEKLGPLTQGLGGAFGGAFPGV; encoded by the coding sequence GTGAACCCAGGGGACATCAACCTGCGGCAGGTGCTGGAGCAAGCCCAGCTCATGCAGCAGCAGTTCGTCAACGCGCAGCAGGAGCTCAGCGAGGCCAAGGTCGAGGGCACGGCCGGGGGCGGGCTCGTCGTGGCGACCGTCAGCGGCGGCGGCGACCTGCTCGAGCTGAAGATCAGCCCCAAGGTCATCGACGCCGAGAACCCCGAGGAGACCGCCGAGACGATCGCCGACCTGGTGATCGCGGCGGTGCGGGACGCCACCCGGGCCGCGGCCGAGCTGCAGCAGGAGAAGCTTGGCCCGCTGACCCAGGGGCTGGGGGGCGCCTTCGGCGGTGCCTTCCCGGGGGTCTGA
- a CDS encoding YkvA family protein produces the protein MKKAARALAVWRVVREAQRPGTPGVLTRMRAIPRMLRGALRGDYPHLSKSKIGMVGLGLAYILSPIDVVPEFLAVIGAVDDFGVLLWLLTALLGESGRYLEWERGRPAGSAGYGPIPGSVTGSGPGLGTRRARVVP, from the coding sequence ATGAAGAAGGCGGCACGGGCGCTCGCGGTGTGGCGCGTGGTGCGTGAGGCGCAGCGGCCGGGTACGCCCGGGGTGCTGACCCGCATGCGGGCGATCCCGCGCATGCTGCGCGGCGCGCTGCGGGGCGACTACCCGCACCTGAGCAAATCGAAGATCGGCATGGTGGGGCTCGGGCTGGCCTACATCCTGTCGCCGATCGACGTCGTGCCCGAGTTCCTCGCGGTGATCGGCGCGGTCGACGACTTCGGCGTGCTCCTCTGGCTGCTCACCGCGCTGCTCGGCGAGAGCGGGCGGTACCTCGAGTGGGAACGCGGGCGGCCGGCCGGCTCGGCCGGGTACGGCCCGATCCCGGGCTCCGTGACCGGCTCCGGCCCTGGACTCGGAACCCGCCGCGCCCGCGTCGTGCCCTGA
- a CDS encoding aspartate-semialdehyde dehydrogenase encodes MSERKPTLAVVGATGAVGTVMLDILSNRPNVWGEIRLIASARSAGKVLRVRGEDVVVQALSPEVFDGVDVAMFDVPDEVSAEWAPIAASRGAVVVDNSGAFRMDPDVPLVVPEVNPEQVRNRPKGIISNPNCTTLSMMAALGALHREYGLRELVVASYQAVSGAGVAGSQRLYDELEAVAGDRTLGTVAGDVRKAVPDLAGSPFAAPIALNVVPAAGSYKGDGWFSEELKVRNESRKILGIPDLKVSATCVRVPVVTTHSLAVHATFAKEVTVEGARRVLDAVPTVVVLDDPENNVFPTPADVVGTDPTYVGRIRQALDFPNTLDLFICGDNLRKGAALNTAEIAELVAAELTS; translated from the coding sequence ATGAGCGAACGCAAGCCCACCCTCGCCGTCGTCGGCGCCACCGGCGCGGTCGGCACCGTGATGCTCGACATCCTCTCGAACCGCCCGAACGTGTGGGGGGAGATCCGCCTCATCGCCTCGGCCCGGTCGGCGGGCAAGGTGCTGCGGGTGCGCGGGGAGGACGTGGTCGTCCAGGCGCTCAGCCCCGAGGTGTTCGACGGCGTCGACGTGGCGATGTTCGACGTCCCGGACGAGGTGTCGGCCGAGTGGGCCCCGATCGCCGCCTCCCGCGGCGCGGTCGTGGTCGACAACTCCGGCGCCTTCCGCATGGACCCGGACGTGCCGCTGGTGGTGCCGGAGGTCAACCCCGAGCAGGTGCGCAACCGGCCCAAGGGCATCATCTCCAACCCCAACTGCACGACGCTGTCGATGATGGCCGCGCTCGGCGCGCTGCACCGCGAGTACGGCCTGCGCGAGCTCGTCGTCGCCTCCTACCAGGCGGTGTCCGGCGCGGGCGTGGCCGGTTCGCAGCGGCTGTACGACGAGCTCGAGGCGGTGGCGGGCGACCGCACGCTCGGCACCGTCGCCGGTGACGTGCGCAAGGCCGTGCCGGACCTCGCGGGCTCGCCGTTCGCGGCGCCGATCGCGCTCAACGTGGTCCCGGCGGCCGGCTCGTACAAGGGCGACGGCTGGTTCTCCGAGGAGCTCAAGGTCCGCAACGAGTCGCGGAAGATCCTCGGCATCCCGGACCTGAAGGTCTCCGCGACCTGCGTCCGGGTGCCGGTGGTCACCACCCACTCGCTCGCGGTCCACGCGACCTTCGCCAAGGAGGTCACGGTCGAGGGTGCCCGGCGGGTGCTGGACGCCGTGCCCACCGTGGTGGTGCTCGACGACCCGGAGAACAACGTCTTCCCGACCCCGGCCGACGTCGTGGGCACCGACCCCACCTACGTGGGCCGGATCCGGCAGGCGCTGGACTTCCCGAACACGCTCGACCTGTTCATCTGCGGCGACAACCTGCGCAAGGGCGCGGCGCTCAACACCGCGGAGATCGCCGAGCTGGTCGCGGCCGAGCTCACCTCCTGA